The Nycticebus coucang isolate mNycCou1 chromosome 2, mNycCou1.pri, whole genome shotgun sequence genome includes a window with the following:
- the LOC128575353 gene encoding spindle and kinetochore-associated protein 2-like — MEAEVDKLELMFQKADSDLDYIQYRLENEIKTNHPDSAGEKSPVTLLKEMPAIKSRYQTLYTRFKLAAVEQKETKSGICTTVNKTINMIQLQKQTDLELSPLTEEEKNTAEQLKSHMPDL; from the coding sequence ATGGAGGCGGAGGTCGATAAGCTGGAACTGATGTTCCAGAAAGCTGACTCTGATCTGGATTACATTCAGTACAGGCTGGAAAATGAAATCAAGACTAATCATCCTGATTCAGCAGGCGAGAAAAGTCCAGTTACACTGTTAAAGGAAATGCCAGCGATAAAGTCTCGATATCAAACTTTGTACACACGCTTCAAACTAGCTGCTGTTGAGCAGAAAGAGACTAAGAGCGGCATTTGTACTACTGTGAATAAGACTATAAACATGATACAACTACAAAAGCAAACAGACCTGGAGCTGTCACCACtgactgaagaagagaaaaatacagcagagCAATTAAAATCTCACATGCCAGACTTATGA